A genomic region of Pararge aegeria chromosome 11, ilParAegt1.1, whole genome shotgun sequence contains the following coding sequences:
- the LOC120627748 gene encoding histidine-rich glycoprotein-like, producing MKLIVAVGLLCLVAVYGRELGEDEKDLVAAASDKGHHHESGGGKEHHHHHHHDHGDKGHKGHKGHHHHHKGEHGEHGKHHHGEHHHEHGDHHKKHWHEDDHHGHHHEAGHHHKGGKHGHHKHHDKGEKTDGYHKKYHKDHFHKDHHFYDDHHHEGKHHKHGHHDGHHEKHGGHHKKGGHHDHGHHEHHHGKHGHHDKHHHDEKHHGHKGHHGHEEHHHGHHDHGKKGGHKDHKEWGFHHGKH from the coding sequence ATGAAGTTGATTGTTGCAGTAGGTTTGCTCTGTCTGGTGGCAGTGTATGGACGGGAACTTGGAGAAGATGAAAAGGATCTCGTAGCAGCGGCGAGCGACAAAGGCCACCACCACGAATCTGGTGGCGGCAAGGAGCACCATCACCATCACCACCACGACCACGGAGATAAGGGACACAAGGGCCACAAAGGTCACCATCATCACCACAAAGGAGAACACGGTGAACACGGCAAACACCATCACGGTGAACATCACCACGAGCACGGCGACCACCACAAGAAGCACTGGCATGAGGATGATCATCACGGTCATCACCACGAAGCCGGACACCACCATAAAGGTGGCAAACACGGCCACCACAAGCATCACGACAAAGGAGAGAAAACCGACGGCTACCACAAGAAATACCATAAGGATCACTTCCACAAGGACCATCACTTCTACGATGACCATCATCATGAAGGCAAGCACCACAAGCACGGGCATCACGATGGACATCACGAAAAGCACGGCGGGCACCACAAGAAAGGAGGACACCATGATCATGGTCATCATGAGCATCATCACGGTAAACACGGTCATCATGACAAGCATCATCACGATGAAAAGCATCACGGCCACAAGGGTCATCACGGTCATGAAGAACATCATCATGGTCATCACGACCATGGCAAAAAGGGTGGTCATAAGGACCATAAGGAATGGGGCTTCCATCATGGCAAGCATTGA